TTGTCTTCCCTGATCAATAAACTTACCAATTGCTTTCGATTGGTAAGCGGATTTATAATATAGACCTCTCTGGAATGGAACCATGCCTGCAATTTTTTTCCACCGCTTTGATGCCGCACGGTAATAAATTTCCATTGGGTTGGCTGCAAACTGGCAGCATATGCTTTTATAGAGACGGACGGCCGGTTCGGTTTTGCAAGCTTCGATTTACGGCCTCTTGCACCCGGCTGCTGAACGGGAACACGCATTTGAAAAGGCTCTAGCCAGATGTGTAAATTGTCCTGTACATCGGCTACGAACTCCATCTCGTTTTTAATCAAATCCGCCAGGAGTGCAGCATCCCGCCCATAAAAGGCATCGAAACATACCCAGCGAACGGGTAGTTTCAGCTCCTTCATTACATGCCGGATGAGGTGTTTAGCCTGCTCAATTTTGCTGCCATTAGTGGCTGTTCCAAATAAAGAGGCTTGTACGAGATTCACAAGGGAGCCCGCACACAAGGCACCAAAAACACCTACCTGACAGTTCTCAAGTTTGCCTACCTGGCCGCAATATTGACGTTTCACCCCTGCAGAATGGCGTCCTTTCTTAGGATTTCCGGCTTCATCGATAATCAGACAACTATCTTCCGTAAGATGTAGGGATTCGATAAGTTTCCAAAACTGCACCGTCACTACATCCATCACCTGGCGGACGTTCCATTTAGACTGCGTGATAAAATGATGTAAGCGTTGTTGATTCGACTCCTGAAGTTCCATGGCCATCTGCTGGCAATTGCGGCGACGACAAAGGAGCAGTCCCTTTAAATAAACCAGGGCATTGCCCGATACCTTACGGGTGAGTGTGAAAAAAAGAAACTCAAAACGGAGAAGAAAATTCAATAACCGACTCTCTACGAGTCGGAAATTATATATTTTCGTCCCATAGTTTTTTTTATTTACACCCCGTGGGTTTCTACTCGTGGGGTGTGTCTTTTTTCTGACCGCTAAATTACGTGAATTCCGCGTCCGGCGTGCGTTTCGTCCCTAAAAAAATCAAAGAACTAAATTTGACAAAGTAGAGTTAAATAATTTTTCCATTTTAATACGTTATCTTCCTTGATGGTTGTTTAATTTTTATCATCTTCACTGTTTTCAAACAGCTCATGTAATTTTTGCTGTAATATTTTTTTGTCCGGCAATTGTGTTTTGTACTCGGACACCATTGTTGGTGAAAGGTTGCGGCTTAGTGCATACTCCACCACTTCACTGTCTTTGTCCTTGCAAAGCAAAATACCGATGCTTGGGTTTTCATTTTGTTTTTTTACATCCCGATCCAACGCCTCCAGGTAAAAATTGAGTTGCCCTAAATGTTCCTGTTTAAACTTATCTGCTTTTAATTCAAAAGCCACCAGGCATTGCAAACCTCTATGATAAAAAAGGAGGTCAATATAAAAATCGCTGTTACCTACCTGCACTTTATATTCTTCTCCAATAAAAAGAAAATCTCTGCCCAGTTCAAGGATAAAGTTTTTCATTTGTTTTACCAGCCCCTTTTGTAAATCGCCCTCATTATGTGGTTCAGGCAGGTTCAAAAACTCAAAAACGTAGCTATCCTTCAATGTATTGGTTATATCTGCATGGGCTTCCTTTATCGTTTGCGAGAGCTTGTTGTTTCCAAGCATGGTGCGTTCAAAAAGGCTTGCGGAAATCTGCCGGTCCAGTTCTCTTACGCTATAATTTTCTTTAACGCTTACCTGAATGTAAAACTGCCTTTCTTCATCCGTTTTGCATCGGGAGAAAATAGTGCGGTGATGTGTCCAGCTCAACTGTACCAAAACAGTATTTCTGATGTCCTGCGGCTCAAATTGTGTCCCCGCCGGGGCGACAATTTTATTCTCCTCATTATCAATATGTTGTGTTTGTTGCCGCAGTGAGGCGACAAATTGTGAAGACACATAGGTTTCAAAGAACTGCACCATTCTGTAAAGCCCTGATCTGTTAAAGCCCTTCAGTTCCGGGTTGTTTTTTTGAATGAAAATTGCCAATTCTTCAACAGTCTTATCACCCCATTCGGCGGCAGACAATTTTTGCTTAATGTATGCGCCCACATTCCAGTAAAGGCTGATCAGTTCCGCATTAACAACCCTGATAGCATTTGCCCTTGACTGTTTGATTAGCCTTACAATGTCCTCAAACCTATTATCCATTGGTTAGTTATTCCTTGTCTTTGCCTGTAAGCGACTGG
The genomic region above belongs to Chitinophaga sp. 180180018-3 and contains:
- a CDS encoding PDDEXK nuclease domain-containing protein: MDNRFEDIVRLIKQSRANAIRVVNAELISLYWNVGAYIKQKLSAAEWGDKTVEELAIFIQKNNPELKGFNRSGLYRMVQFFETYVSSQFVASLRQQTQHIDNEENKIVAPAGTQFEPQDIRNTVLVQLSWTHHRTIFSRCKTDEERQFYIQVSVKENYSVRELDRQISASLFERTMLGNNKLSQTIKEAHADITNTLKDSYVFEFLNLPEPHNEGDLQKGLVKQMKNFILELGRDFLFIGEEYKVQVGNSDFYIDLLFYHRGLQCLVAFELKADKFKQEHLGQLNFYLEALDRDVKKQNENPSIGILLCKDKDSEVVEYALSRNLSPTMVSEYKTQLPDKKILQQKLHELFENSEDDKN
- a CDS encoding IS701 family transposase, with the translated sequence MNFLLRFEFLFFTLTRKVSGNALVYLKGLLLCRRRNCQQMAMELQESNQQRLHHFITQSKWNVRQVMDVVTVQFWKLIESLHLTEDSCLIIDEAGNPKKGRHSAGVKRQYCGQVGKLENCQVGVFGALCAGSLVNLVQASLFGTATNGSKIEQAKHLIRHVMKELKLPVRWVCFDAFYGRDAALLADLIKNEMEFVADVQDNLHIWLEPFQMRVPVQQPGARGRKSKLAKPNRPSVSIKAYAASLQPTQWKFITVRHQSGGKKLQAWFHSREVYIINPLTNRKQLVSLLIREDKDGTIKYSFCHCPGASIQELAYRQCKRYFIEKAFREGKKELGLNEYQTRSEESWLKHMAMIMLAQLFLNQEKRIHYEHEKLWLTTQDVIQTIKSSLHFVKRSLEDLLDHILSKQPPDKRLVRRSLYLRI